A genomic stretch from Sceloporus undulatus isolate JIND9_A2432 ecotype Alabama chromosome 5, SceUnd_v1.1, whole genome shotgun sequence includes:
- the CNOT7 gene encoding CCR4-NOT transcription complex subunit 7 → MPAATVDHSQRICEVWACNLDEEMKKIRQVIRKFNYVAMDTEFPGVVARPIGEFRSNADYQYQLLRCNVDLLKIIQLGLTFMNEQGEYPPGTSTWQFNFKFNLTEDMYAQDSIELLTTSGIQFKKHEEEGIETQYFAELLMTSGVVLCEGVKWLSFHSGYDFGYLIKILTNSNLPEEELDFFEILRLFFPVIYDVKYLMKSCKNLKGGLQEVAEQLELERIGPQHQAGSDSLLTGMAFFKMREMFFEDHIDDAKYCGHLYGLGSGSSYVQNGTGNAYEEEANKQS, encoded by the exons ATGCCAGCAGCTACAGTAGATCACAGCCAAAGAATTTGTGAAGTTTGGGCTTGCAACCTGGATGAAGAGATGAAGAAAATTCGTCAAGTTATACGGAAGTTTAACTATGTTGCCATG GACACAGAGTTTCCAGGTGTAGTTGCACGTCCTATTGGAGAATTCAGAAGCAATGCAGACTATCAGTATCAACTACTCCGTTGTAATGTGGACTtgttaaaaataattcagttagGGCTGACGTTCATGAATGAGCAAGGCGAATATCCTCCAGGAACTTCAACGTGGcagtttaattttaaatttaatttaac AGAAGACATGtatgcccaggattccatagagttGCTGACTACATCTGGAATCCAATTCAAAAAACATGAGGAAGAAGGGATTGAAACTCAATACTTTGCTGAACTTCTTATGACATCGGGTGTAGTGCTATGTGAAGGGGTCAAGTGGCTTTCTTTTCATAG tggctacgACTTTGGATATCTGATAAAGATCTTGACGAATTCCAATTTACCTGAAGAAGAGCTGGACTTCTTTGAGATACTGAGATTGTTTTTCCCTGTCATTTATGATGTGAAGTACCTTATGAAGAGTTGCAAAAATCTCAAG GGTGGATTGCAAGAAGTTGCTGAGCAGTTAGAGTTGGAAAGGATAGGCCCACAGCATCAGGCAGGATCTGACTCTCTGTTAACGGGAATGGCCTTCTTCAAAATGAGAGAG aTGTTCTTCGAAGATCACATTGACGATGCCAAATACTGTGGTCATTTATATGGTCTTGGTTCAGGATCATCTTATGTACAGAACGGGACAGGAAATGCATATGAAGAAGAAGCCAACAAGCAATCATGA